A part of Rhopalosiphum maidis isolate BTI-1 chromosome 3, ASM367621v3, whole genome shotgun sequence genomic DNA contains:
- the LOC113560174 gene encoding uncharacterized protein LOC113560174 encodes MKRISDTLGIGLNKVQTTVSEYNQTKIVTSPNRRRNKPGVVDKIDDFDKNAIRRKVHSFWHNKELPTLAKVLTAINEDSTLPNMKETSLRIVLKCLNFKFTKRQRNSILTERKDLLSWRRKYLISIRRFREEGKPIYYLDETWLNTGDCVSKVWVDQTVTSSRMALLEGLSTGPQNPTGKGTRLIVLHIGSAAGFVPSGLLCFQSKKNSSDYHDEMTGKTFQEWFEEILPLLEDNAVIVLDNAPYHSVKKEKTPTTSWRKAQIVEWLESKGEEIDPNQLTKNDLEIVDRLKPRYNAYIIDEMAKDAGKMVLRLPPYHCELNPIELVWSMVKSYVKSNNTTYKTIDVKHLLHQAIDRVKPEDWQSFIRHVKDEEQKFWDVDFICNEMTDELLPDPRHILSIGESTDEDNLFE; translated from the exons ATGAAACGTATTTCCGATACACTTGGTATTGGATTGAATAAGGTGCAAACAACAGTCTCCGAGTACAACCAAACGAAGATTGTGACTTCACCTAACAGAAGAAGGAACAAACCTGGTGTTGTTGACAAAATTGATGATTTTGACAAGAACGCTATACGGAGAAAAGTGCATTCATTTTGGCATAATAAAGAGCTACCGACACTTGCGAAGGTATTAACCGCTATAAATGAAGACAGTACATTACCAAATATGAAGGAAACGTCTTTACGGATAGTTTTGAAgtgcttaaattttaaatttacaaaacgccaaagaaatagtattttaacagAGAGAAAAGACCTTTTAAGTTGgagaagaaaatatttaatttcaattcgtCGTTTTCGTGAAGAAGGTAAACCAATATATTACCTAGATGAAACTTGGCTCAACACCGGTGATTGTGTGAGCAAGGTATGGGTTGACCAAACCGTAACATCGAGTAGAATGGCACTCTTGGAAGGTCTATCTACAGGCCCCCAAAACCCAACTGGCAAAGGTACCAGGTTAATTGTTCTACACATTGGGTCTGCAGCTGGTTTCGTGCCGAGTGGTCTGTTGTGTTTccagtcaaaaaaaaattcatcggATTATCACGACGAAATGACTGGTAAAACATTTCAAGAATGGTTCGAGGAAATATTGCCACTTCTAGAAGACAATGCCGTGATTGTGTTAGATAATGCTCCATATCACTCcgtgaaaaaagaaaaaactccTACGACTAGTTGGAGAAAGGCACAGATAGTCGAATGGCTGGAGTCTAAAGGCGAAGAAATCGACCCTAACCAACTTACCAAAAATGATCTAGAAATCGTCGACCGTTTAAAACCaag atataatgcATACATAATTGACGAGATGGCCAAAGATGCTGGAAAGATGGTTCTGAGACTGCCACCTTACCATTGCGAGCTAAATCCCATTGAATTGGTTTGGTCAATGGTGAAGTCATATGTGAAATCCAACAACACTACATACAAGACCATCGATGTCAAACATCTGCTTCACCAAGCCATTGACAGGGTAAAACCAGAAGATTGGCAGTCTTTCATAAGACACGTGAAGGACGAGGAACAGAAGTTTTGGGATGTTGACTTCATTTGCAACGAGATGACAGATGAACTCCTGCCGGATCCGCGTCATATCCTATCAATTGGTGAATCGACAGACGAagacaatttatttgaataa